A genomic region of Cannabis sativa cultivar Pink pepper isolate KNU-18-1 chromosome 1, ASM2916894v1, whole genome shotgun sequence contains the following coding sequences:
- the LOC115704034 gene encoding F-box protein At5g07670, translated as MQRRRNSWKMGCRVVAPAEEDDEETASLPETMSYTAEKEKPNTPSSPFRKRPPRWSDLWLRNSNPLKHVVSAMKLHSLSSPKNPKTKTLIPNFSELDRTLLFSDEILLTILAKLPLSHRNTNSLVCKRWLSLQDRLVRSLKLLDWGFLQSGRLTLRFPNLTHVDLLSGSLISTLNSDILLNHKMFSVQIGSHFSPDAQAFQAHLLPPEVIDRGLQELANGCPNLRKVALVGATELGLLSLAEECSTLQDLELHKCNDNVLRGIAACENLQVLKLVGNVNGFYSSTVSDLGLTILAQGCKRLVKLELSGCKGSFDGIKAIGQCCQMLEELSICDHRMENGWLGALSYCENLKTLKFVSCKKIDSSPEPDEYLGICPALERLHLHKCQLRDKKTVKALFILCEAVREIVFQDCWGLENDVFSLASICRRVNFLSLEGCSLLTTNCLESVILSWKEIESLRVVGCKSLKDGEISPALSSLFSMLKELKWRPDTKSLLASSVAGTNIGKRGGRFIKRILDHKLLHFDQSLLHI; from the exons ATGCAGAGAAGAAGAAACTCTTGGAAAATGGGTTGCAGAGTAGTAGCTCCTgcagaagaagatgatgaagaaaCAGCATCATTGCCTGAAACGATGTCGTATACGGCGGAGAAAGAGAAACCAAACACTCCATCCTCACCTTTTAGAAAGAGACCACCAAGATGGTCAGACCTCTGGCTCAGAAACTCCAATCCACTCAAACATGTAGTCTCCGCCATGAAACTCCACTCCCTCTCTTCCCCCAAAAACCCCAAAACCAAAACTTTAATCCCTAATTTCTCTGAACTCGACCGTACCCTCCTTTTCTCCGACGAAATCCTACTCACTATTCTCGCCAAGCTTCCCCTGTCTCATCGCAACACCAACTCACTCGTCTGCAAAAGATGGCTCAGTCTTCAAGATCGTCTGGTACGGTCTCTCAAGCTTCTCGATTGGGGCTTTCTTCAGTCGGGTAGGCTGACTCTTAGGTTCCCAAATCTGACCCATGTTGATTTGCTTTCTGGGTCTTTGATTTCGACCCTGAATTCTGATATTTTGTTGAACCACAAAATGTTTTCTGTTCAAATTGGTTCTCATTTTTCGCCGGATGCTCAAGCTTTCCAGGCCCATTTGCTTCCTCCCGAGGTTATTGATAGAGGGCTTCAAGAACTAGCCAATGGTTGCCCAAATCTTCGCAAAGTGGCATTGGTTGGTGCTACTGAACTGGGCCTGTTAAGTTTAGCCGAAGAATGCTCGACTTTGCAAGATTTAGAATTGCACAAGTGCAACGACAATGTCTTGCGTGGTATAGCAGCATGTGAGAATTTGCAGGTACTGAAGTTGGTAGGCAATGTGAACGGGTTTTATAGCTCAACGGTCTCTGATCTTGGGTTGACTATTTTGGCACAAGGGTGTAAAAGATTAGTTAAGCTTGAGCTCAGTGGCTGCAAAGGAAGCTTCGATGGGATCAAAGCTATTGGGCAATGTTGTCAGATGTTGGAGGAATTGAGTATTTGTGATCATAGGATGGAAAATGGGTGGTTAGGTGCTCTTTCTTATTGTGAGAATTTGAAGACTCTGAAGTTTGTGTCTTGTAAAAAGATTGACTCTAGTCCTGAACCAGATGAGTATTTGGGAATATGTCCAGCTCTGGAGCGTTTACACTTGCATAAGTGTCAGCTAAGGGATAAGAAGACAGTAAAAGCTTTGTTCATCTTATGTGAGGCTGTTAGGGAGATTGTTTTTCAGGATTGTTGGGGATTGGAGAATGATGTGTTCAGCTTGGCAAGTATTTGCAG GAGGGTGAATTTTCTGTCCTTAGAAGGGTGCTCATTGCTAACAACAAATTGTTTAGAGTCAGTGATCCTTTCATGGAAGGAGATTGAGAGTCTGAGGGTAGTAGGGTGCAAAAGCCTTAAGGATGGGGAAATCTCTCCTGCATTGTCTAGCTTATTCTCCATGCTTAAAGAGTTGAAATGGAGACCTGACACCAAATCTCTTCTTGCATCAAGTGTTGCTGGAACTAACATTGGGAAGAGAGGTGGTAGATTTATCAAGAGGATATTAGACCATAAATTGTTACATTTCGATCAAAGCCTGCTACACATTTGA
- the LOC115707225 gene encoding uncharacterized protein LOC115707225, translating to MKKDKGIALFPHQDDEHHNQNYHAANKDNTSFPSVRFSSRNASSKYDFVKVKVWLGDNADHYYVLSRFLLSRMLTVTKIPNHVAIKIALELKKLLIDNSLLDVSQSDLEANLFKLMERRGYGEEYINRYKMMTRFHHQRVPLVILVCGTACVGKSTIATQLAQRLNLPNVLQTDMVYELLRTSTDAPLASTPVWARDFSSSEELITEFCRECRIVRKGLAGDLKKAMKDGKPIIIEGIHLDPSIYLMDDESKLTSNLQEKDKQTSSVSVASNDSKTQAENNISNASRSHDEVSEQHIHSQEEFSANEVNKVSDHLEAIDITGNTQENTDGATKDPVTNKNSPAKKEKSGPEAIIVPLVLKMAEFDHKALLEEWISTRTFRDTSLVQDKDKLVANLKTIQDYLCSFKSQGLSVVNVSATTFPQTLDWLHGYLLQSIEQGISSSSNGNEKKVGAT from the exons atgaagaaAGACAAGGGCATCGCACTGTTTCCCCACCAAGACGATGAACACCACAACCAAAACTACCATGCCGCCAACAAAGACAATACCTCCTTTCCTTCCGTTAGATTCTCTTCTCGTAATGCTTCTTCCAAATACGACTTCGTCAAG GTGAAGGTGTGGTTGGGTGATAATGCGGATCACTACTACGTGCTTTCCAGGTTTTTGCTCAGTAGAATGCTGACTGTTACTAAG ATCCCAAATCACGTAGCAATAAAAATCGCACTTGAGCTCAAGAAGCTGCTTATAGACAACAGCCTTCTAGATGT CTCTCAGTCTGATTTGGAAGCTAATCTGTTTAAG CTTATGGAGCGGAGGGGTTATGGAGAGGAGTACATAAATCGTTACAAGATGATGACCAG GTTTCATCATCAAAGAGTGCCACTAGTCATTCTTGTTTGTGGAACTGCATGTGTTGGGAAGTCCACTATTGCTACCCAACTTGCACAGAGGCTAAATTTGCCAAATGTCTTGCAG ACAGATATGGTTTATGAATTGCTGCGCACATCAACAGA TGCCCCATTGGCATCAACTCCAGTATGGGCGCGAGACTTCAGCTCCTCTGAGGAGTTAATTACTGAATTTTGCCGCGAATGCAGAATTGTTCGTAAAG GTTTGGCTGGTGATCTGAAGAAAGCAATGAAAGATGGAAAACCAATAATAATAGAG GGTATACATTTGGATCCAAGCATATATCTAATGGATGATGAAAGCAAACTAACATCTAACTTGCAAGAAAAAGATAAGCAGACAAGTTCAGTATCTGTTGCATCAAATGATAGTAAAACACAAGcggaaaataatatttcaaatgcTTCTAGAAGCCATGATGAAGTTAGTGAGCAGCATATTCATTCACAAGAAGAATTTTCAGCTAATGAGGTGAATAAAGTCTCTGATCATCTGGAAGCTATTGATATAACAGGAAATACTCAAGAGAATACAG ATGGTGCTACTAAAGATCCAGTAACGAATAAAAATTCCCCTGCAAAGAAAGAAAAGTCTGGTCCTGAAGCTATAATTGTACCATTAGTATTGAAGATGGCTGAATTTGACCATAAG GCATTACTTGAGGAGTGGATATCAACTCGTACATTTAGGGATACCAGTCTAGTCCAG GATAAAGATAAACTAGTAGCCAATTTGAAAACCATTCAGGACTATCTGTGCTCATTTAAATCACAG GGTTTATCAGTGGTCAATGTATCAGCTACTACATTTCCACAAACTTTGGATTGGTTGCATGGTTATCTATTGCAG AGCATTGAACAAGGTATTTCATCATCGTCCAATGGAAATGAGAAGAAGGTTGGAGCTACTTAA
- the LOC115708353 gene encoding small ribosomal subunit protein eS27y yields MVLQNDIDLLNPPAELEKKKHKLKRLVQSPNSFFMDVKCQGCFNITTVFSHSQTVVVCGNCQTVLCQPTGGRARLTEGCSFRRKGD; encoded by the exons ATG GTTCTTCAAAACGACATTGATCTGCTAAACCCACCAGCTGAGCTTGAGAAGAAGAAGCACAAGCTCAAGCGTCTTGTTCAGTCTCCCAATTCCTTTTTCATG GATGTGAAATGTCAAGGCTGCTTCAATAT AACTACTGTTTTTAGCCATTCACAAACTGTGGTGGTGTGTGGGAATTGCCAGACTGTGTTGTGCCAGCCTACAGGTGGGCGTGCTAGACTCACTGAAGGCTGCTCCTTTAGGAGAAAGGGAGATTAG